tggactcaaggcctaacccctccctcattacgggaggagacccttgcccagcagtgggacattaatgggttaaatttattttattttatgttatttcagTGCTCAGTTTGCTTTTCGTTGTTTATGTGACACGGCAGGCTACTCGGTAACGCAGGAGAGCAGTCACCTAGACTTCAATTACTAAGATATATACGTAAACtctatactaatgttaaaaAGAGGTAAAATTTGTAAGTTTATCAGTCTGTATGTAGGAGgtaatctctggaactactgaCCCGATTTTGAAAGTTCTTTCACTTAAGAAGCTGTAGTACGCCTGAGTGTTGTAGGCTATAAGGCATATTGGCCCGGGAATTATAATCCCTGTCAAGCAATGTGGAGAATTTTAcctcataaaatataattatttccatGCACTGTCTGTACAATTGTATAAAGCTGAAAACAATGTATGACAATCTGATTGGTCTTAAAtaattctacaaaaaagtcAACAATACcatatttctatatatttaatattttagcaaaCATAGGAGGCTAACACCTAAAAATTACTGTATGTCAATTGGTTGTATAGTTTtgcaaataacataaaattactgTAACGCGAGATAACACTGAAACATGTTTGTGAGGTtctcttttttctttcttttgttgctcaaatgacgtcattttttatcaaatgttttaaGATTCTCCGTGAATGGATGACTCTCTTGATTTAACTtatacaaacacatttttacatAAGTATACATACCTACACAGACGCAACGCCGCCGGCCTGGTACAACTTCGTCAAATAGAAAGCGCCTAAAGAACCCAAAAGATCGTCTCCCATCGAACGCTAGTTGATGCAGCGCGTTATGTGACCTCAAGGTCGAGGGGCTGGACGAGTTCAATAGCCCACCTCGCTACGAGAGTGTTGAAGCGTGCGGACACGTTCACACACCCTCGTCCGCCCGACAACGAAACTAAACGCTGTCAACGTGACCTAGTCGACGCCATTATTGACACCTAACCTCACTCAAAggacacacacgcacacacaggCACGTCCAATTTaaaacacccctctttttgcgtcggggccgcgggggttaaaaatgtatggttacacaatccggtgattatcgcTGTGCACACTATAAAATggaaggacaatcaccggattGAGTGGAACTATGACAAAACTAATGGTAtatactacttgggctattgggatgagATGCTAATGGACTGGAAACCGGGGGATCTATGGGGACTATGTCGCCCTCCGATAACAATGTCAATAACacgtaaaaatggcaggcggagacttgccaactcacaaactgggcctcCCTAATAGCGataagggggcaacagggacgtgagcggctgaaggacggagaggcctcacTCGACGTTAAACTCcaatcacttgctccctgagggtccggcatcactggcccactagccattTACGTTCTCCGAActgagtgggagctctgctcttgcgactccactctggacggccaatgaaggcaagccagaggcgggggaccgcttcctcgtcagtttcactccaaccagccaactaaggcaagccggagatgaggaagggtgacttccccctggagcactcaggtaccgcggggtcgctactccccgtcacctcgcttCGAGGTGCCCTGCGGACTTATTATTATGTGAGTCTTTaccacatctcgggactatggagtcccggatttttggtattattattataaatgcaaaagtttgggTGTATGTTGGTAATTAAATCACGCTAAAACTgttaaaggagaatgggcaaaatagtatggagcctgggcgatccgcggccaaacttgattttttgtttttataatgtagtttagtcctataattaccgtgtagaagttttattgccgcgacgcacttatatgacgaacaaaatacatttttgtttttgagcacttttaatagtataaaaacatatttttggcttatattcggagattaaataaaaagtactattaatattattgcatacaaatgtagacattattaatattcgaacaatcataacatgtaaatataatcgtaacaagtaaacatcttgctcttctataatatattcactgagacgacttatctgtcttgaatgctcagcttaaaaacgaggcgttcatagccagttgcgctcactggtcagtaaacgatctgttggttaagcaaccgttggcgcggtcattctatagatgggtgaccgcattgtggtatttgaactgagcttctccgtgcttccgagggcacttaaaaagtcggtcccggttgttgtcaactaagataatattcgggcggcttgaacaactttgaaactaggtgaaccatatgatagatagatacgagttacgattattgttcattttgatggcattgcaatcgttataagaagatgtaacgttattacacaacattaaatgcattacagacacgaaataattgtatttgttctatgaaattccattatatttacatgtcaatatattgtttcctgaaaggattgcagcgaaacgttcttagtaaaagttgttcctagttatcattactttaatttgacactactttcattaatggccgccgaccgcccaggagtgcccattctcctttggcACGCAGATTTAATATGCCCTGGAAATAAtacaaagaatattatttatccCGGGTACGGGATCCCGTGGAATATTTTCGACTTctacgcggacaaagtcgcgggcagaagctaataataaaaataaaatatagttgaGATGAGATGAGAATTGAGCCTTCGTCTTTATTatcacaaacattaaaataataataatatcttaaggTTTTGTGTCGTATATTTTGCTTgcagatttatttaatttacaaaaagaagtggtcaaagtaacacacatacCAGGGAAGTGGTGCAGAGATTTTTACGTGTACGCCAACGTGAGTAATTTGCCATCAGATTGATGTTTCTCATAACTCATAACGGATACTTATCATATAATaacatgtacattgtacataatacatatattatgtacgagAGGTAGTACACCTCTACAGGTGTAAGCTCCACTTCACTTACGAACTGTACTTCAATCAATATTACTCTAATTCAATTATTCATTGAACTGAGCTTTAAGTCCTGACTCGTGACAGTAATGCCAAGAACCAAATTGTTCATTATTGCATTGCGATTTACTGAGTACGCTGCCCCTCCATACACGCTTCGTACAATCAGTGATTCAGACTTGCGTTGTAATGTAGTTGTACAGCAAGAGGATGCGGCCGCCGCATGCGGCGTGCGTGGTGGAGCTGCGCACACGAGACATGTGCGTGTGGGAGGCGGGCAGCGCGCTCGCCGTGCGCGACCTCTGGGGCCGCTGGCAGCTGGTGAGTCAAGTGCCCACCCATCACTACACCACACGTACGCAATACACTACGCGCTCGTAACAATACACATACTTGTGTGGCAGCTGGGGCTGGGCGTGCGCGGCCCGGGCTGCGGAGCTCCGGCGCGCTTCCTGGACATGATGACCTACTACCCCTGGATTGAGAGTAGCCTCGCCAAGTTCCAGAGGATCACCATATCCaggataaacaaacataaatatgtgCTTCGCTGTGAGTGCCTAAGTACCTGCAACAATCGCTAGTTACTATCACTGCGTAGTGGCCCACATCATAACTATGATGGTTTTACTACCTACTTAATCCAAGTCTGTATCGATATTGCTCgattttactattaatattgaatttcaaaattaaatactttttatacattcattttcaaaatttggATGAGTGAGGCTCCTGCCTCTCATATTAGTGTATCTTAGACTATACGTGTTAATATTTCAGCATCGGGAGGCATAAAGAACATGCAGAGGTTTGGCGACTGCGACCGAGCGGAGAGAAAAAACCTGCTGTACAGAGAGAACTTCCACCTGCGCACCTCCAACCATCAGTTCCAGTTGATCACCTACAATGTACGTAGGCTAACTTGTATCGACCTCGCCCTGCCCGCCTCACGTGACCTGCACGTTTATGAGTGCAAGCAATTGTTGACAGATGACAATATTTCAACAAGCGAGTTTCTCGTGCCTCACCATGGAGCTGACGAACGCCACGTCCGTCTCCGAGATGCGCATCGTGCACCGCTGCCTGCGCGTGGTGCGCGGCGAGCGTTGCTACAAGTACAAGTGTGAGTCACTACTCTCTCTCATTTCTGTATCTCTACTATGTTTtcaaattaactattttatgtatgtatattgtaccTATGTGCTCGTATGTTTTATGACCGGCAGCGACGGCTTTCGACATAACGGTGTACATCATATTCTCGGACGCGTGCGGGTTCGACATGCAGGCGTTCGGCACCATTTTGAACATGAGACTGATCGATCCTCACCGACACATGCTGGACGAAGGTCTAGACTACGAGGACTTCACCATGCGCAACGTGGAGTACCGCGGCCCCTCGTACATGACGGACGTGGGCTACGAGCCGCTCGACCTCAACATGTGGGTGCCCGAGTACGACATCTGGACCTCCACTGAGTTCGACAACAGGACTACTCCCACGCCGCCGCCCATGTACTGTAAGTGATACTTGTCGACCTTCACTTCACGCAATTACGGTTTATCTCGACTGAACGTTGTACTAGGTGAAGTTGTATGTTGCAGTGCCGCAAGCGAAACGTACCAGAACCACGCTTTTGACCACCACGACCACTACACTATCGTGGGGAGAATACTTCTTCGGCAAAACAACTACAACTAAGAAGACCAAGAAGAAGCCGCGCTACAAGACCACTACTACACTTTCCACTACAACAACCAAGGGAGGGTGGGGGTAGAGGCACACGCGCGGCTTCGTACACGTGTACGATCACACTCTACAATCTGCTGGAACTCACGGCGACgacaacaattatattttttattacgtaataaaataattattgaaagaaataaaacgtcCTATTACTCCGCGcacattgttaattaattacgaACTAGAACTGCTTGCGATTAAGTGCGATGTGGCAGATCATAACAtgggttttattatttagtaagtattaCGCTTCATCGGAAACAAGCATTATGTGAGTATAAACGTGGAACTGGTAACCCACCCACAGTGGCATGTTTCAGCGTGGCAGCGAGCGGCGGCCGACGAGACCGTCACGCACCACTATGACAGCTTGTTCAACTTACACGCAGACACCGTTCTGGAACAGATATTAGGCACTGACATCTACCAGGCTAAAGCTAAACTCAAGCAGACCATGGAGCGCATACATTCCAAGGAAGCGCAACTGTCCCTCGCTCCGAGCGCGCAGCCACTCAACGGTACCGACAGTACACCCTACGAAACAGATAAAACGTCCACCAAATATGACACCTTGAGGGCGGTGACGCACAGAACGAAAAATCTGACAGAAGAACAAATAAAGCGGAAACGGGACTTTATCCGCATCGAGTACATAATGAGACAGAGGACGAGAGTGCCGCGCCTCGACAGCGCCGAGGACGAGCTGGCCGCCGTGACGCGCCGCTTCGAGCGCGCGCTGcgcagcgccgcgccgccgggCAACCGCTCGCGCCGCCAGGGCCAGCTCGCCACCAGGCGCGAGCTGTACGTCAGCCACGCTGCATTGATCGGTAGCACCAAGAAGAGAATTTGGGGTCTGATGGAACAATTTGTATATGAAACTAGATACAAACTGCCTTACGTGCAActacttagaaaaaaatataggaacAGCATAAAGTACCGCGTCGGCTACTTAATGTCCTTGGTTAGAACACTGGTGGGTGACTTCAGCCGGTTGTACGATGCGTACCTGGATCACGGCGTGTCGTGGCACGCAGTACCCACCTTCAACTGGCACTTGCGGATGTACGAGGCCGCTGTGAGACACAAGACTGATTTCATGGACATCTTGGAGTACTTAAAGAGATTAGAATACCAAAGGCAAATCAATTATAATCCTGACTATTATGACGGAGAAGGAGGAGATCCTTAATGGTCGCCTGCTCACCACACATCACACCCACGAGCGTGCCGTCCGCACTCTTCATGCCGACCACACCGGCCATTGTCAAATGtcaataatgttaataaaacttaTCCTTATATACAATTACGTGTAAGTAAGGCTTGtgtcaacaacaaaaataatacttctCAAATCTCTTTCTTAGATGCTTTATCCATATgctatataataaaacatatttgtatatctaactagctgacctggcaaacgttgttttgccatgtaaattaaaaaatatatattgtcacttaggggtatgaattCTCGCGtaacagttttcgttaccgtactcctccgaaacggcttgaccgattctcatgaatttttgtaagcatattgagtaggactgagaatcggccaacatctatttttcatgccctaagtgacacttttttttattttttatggcaaaacaacgtttgccgggtcagctagttatattataaaactcttccgtcaTTGACTTACTGACTGATGTACAAGGCACAATCGAAAGTACTGAGcgtaaaaagttgaaatttggttggtgaagattccttaggatgTAAACAGAGGGAGCACtaaaagaggatttttggaaatttcccTCCGAAGGAGatgaaattccacgcgggcaaGCCATTGTTAAATATTTCGAATTCGATGCAgagttaacaaaataaaccgGGTCCAATGTCCAGCTCCTCAGTACCtacaataatattgataattttacCTAAGTACATTATATTTGTCGAGATCACTGCCTAAACTAGTCATATTTCTATGTACTTGAAGTTTTAGCGTGGACGACGTGGTGAAGCAAACCAAgcatcaaaattaaatactcaCACAGTTATTTATATCTATCTAGCTGTTAAGATAATGCcgtcaaaaacatcctgtaaaaacccctagtctcgcagctcagtctctctgccgtaaaaagttgtgagatctacgTAATACCCAGTCGattaatcaaaataagtaatacattttttatgtcctttctcgggttttaaaatatctccatatcaaatttcatgcaaattggttcagtagtttaggcgtgattgagtagcagacagacaggcagacagacagacagagttactttcgcatttataatattagtatggataattagtatattagtattagtatattggtattagtatattagtattcgtatattagttttagtatattagtattagtatggatagatcgacctggccttcacatgatttgattattagtatgtatcacactatacagcacgacgggccagcaaccgaattcctcactagAGTCCTTCCGAATATGATGATTGAGGTGATTACCTATCTtaaagaagttaatgctcctgaaaatTTAATGACGAGACGAATTTGTGTCCAAGTCGATCGTCAAACATCTCAAAACTCGGAAAATCTTTTGTTGTTTGTcacactatttttatttaagagcaCTGAGAAGCAGACATAAAATAGATAATAGGTTAGGCTCACTCTCGTAGAAATAAAGTCGAAAAGAGAACCTCCGCCAATTTTGAAGTGCGTTAAAAATGGTTTGTTATGATGAGTGTATCGAGTGAGAGTATTGAGCGTACATAGTACGAGTGGAGCGTGGCCCCGCGTGGGTCATCCATGCCATTTGTTATCGACGCTAGCGAACATGGAGGCGAAGCGCAGCAGGCAGCCGCGCACCTCGACGGCGGCGGGGTAGATGGTGTGCTGCGTCTTGATGATGTACGAGTGCAGCACGTCGTGGTGGAACATGTAGCCGATGGCCGTGCCCTGCTGCGCCACGCGCGCGTTCCCGTACTTGTTGTTGCCCACCATCGACAGCGTCTGCGCACGTCGCGCACGTTACACACACAGCACACACACAGCGCACAGCACACGCTATAGGTAATACTTACGTTAGCCAAGGTTCGTGTATAAATCATATGCATCATGTGGTCGGAGCCGCCGGTCGGAGAGGTCGGGTAGATCACTTTGAACCCACCGGATTGTATGCAGAAGTAGGCAGTGAAATGATACTCCACGGTGAGGCGCTGCGGACCACGAGCACATACTTACTATGCTGATTGCTGACCATACACATTATACAGACATATACATAGCGCGgatgttatgtatttaattattagcATAATTCGTGTCTTACACTCTCACTGAAAATGAAACCGCACCAAGAACATTTCCTCGCGATTATTTACGATTTAAATAAGGCTAGCACCAGAAGAAACGTTTTACAGATTTCAAACTAAGTTAATAGATTAAGGACCTTCTAAGACAAAATGCGGagagttatattttttgtatattaaacgAACTTGGCTTACTCTATCCAGTTAAAAAAATGTGGTCTAATGACATCTATTACGGAAAGAAGCATTACTAatgaaaatacaatttaatcaaaCTGATAAATTTGATACATGCAGCAAAATCTGACCGATGCATAATCGATGCACGAAGGCAGGCTCGTGGGTTATTGTTAGTCACTCACTTGGAACGCTTTGGATTCTGGTTCTGAGAAAGGTGAAGGGCCGCAGTAGTGAGGGTTACACATTATGGAGAACTTCCCCTTGCACCAATCTCCGTAGCTTGAAACAGAAACACCAGGTAACAGTTTTCGCGACTGCACATTCATTCTTTCAATCGGATTTTCAATGTTATTGACGCAGACGCTTGCGCTGCAGATTGTgctgtattattattactatcaaGAGAGCGAGTACCCGCGAGCGCTGTCATACCGTCCTTACTtaacttctgcccgcgacttcgtctgcgtcaATACGTTCGGCGGtgtaaaaatatgacaaatacaaaaaaggaaaatcgttcagtagttttgcaaaatatatcttttatgAGGTTCTCTATCCAGGCACTCGTTATGAGGTTAACTATCCAGTCCTGCGAGGTTTTTAGTGTTTTACAAGTAACTCTGTataaaagaacataatatattacctTTACAAATACCACCGTACGACCCCGTACGACCCCGTACGACACTGGACGACGGTGAGTTATACCATAATTAAGTAGTATACTTATTATCATTAAGTGGACTTACTGCAACAGATTAAATGTGGATCCCGAACTTCAGGTTGAGCGGAGTCATGCAACAAACaacacaattatattatattatacgtgggccactacttatgttttgagcctaactatgaaaaatatgtgaagctaaatatgtgagtgaaaactactttatcgtgttcccGGGTATTCTTATTCAAgatctagaaaaaaatatatccggtcgaaatattatttttatattttttttcctttcccgaagacccctcaaaaacagggtgtttaaaagcataaccaaCCAAAAAACtggttaaaaaaattattaaccaTTCTAAATTTTTCTAAAGGCACTTCGTGCCGATGCCGTAacaaagttttttataaaaaatcaagggaccatttgtttcgaagtgcttcaagcgcgaataactttttctggatttggttcatcttaaagcgcccataaagtcgactggtgtttgtTTTTCGGCTCATGGGCCTTGATCCTGGATTTGTGTTCTATCACAAATTGATAcgtgtattttgaagcaaaacgatgaatttttcaagcatttgtttgcactaatcgaGCACGAGCGCGAGCACCTTTGcgaattcttgtagaaaaaaTTGGGTTcgtttagaaaaaatcttctaaacggaaatgttctcacctaatattttatatctaagagtggaaataatgtatagggTTGTATTCATCTATTGATGTCACAGGAAGCGaaaattcattattaatttgCGCACATCATCCATTTTtgacaactggtgaccttggacgaccttcaggattttcaaaataatcatgatagaactgtACAAATCGTCGTTTTAAATGTTCAAAAGATCTGACTTCATTgccaaaataagaaataagttgATATTGACACGACTGTTCTACAAGTCACGttgaaagtcgtaaaaaatcaatgcacgaaaatgttaacatcctaatgccaattttccgcacacttacaattttctatcgacgatattgaaaat
Above is a window of Anticarsia gemmatalis isolate Benzon Research Colony breed Stoneville strain chromosome 19, ilAntGemm2 primary, whole genome shotgun sequence DNA encoding:
- the LOC142980854 gene encoding uncharacterized protein LOC142980854, with amino-acid sequence MLFIFIMLWKVLAGGSVQLEAVECGMDHEAAVLEGDVRISRYPWLGVLYYQYWGENGDTRSVTTVVLIHKEFVLAAAADIGPMPKINFRTKSRVLLGEDWSRPGRRVRSYVLHPEYDDTVNTVALVQLRDVVKDVKIPPLCPPPNLLKNPEFYVIKIKDDLFNLQKEVVKVTHIPGKWCRDFYVYANLYSKRMRPPHAACVVELRTRDMCVWEAGSALAVRDLWGRWQLLGLGVRGPGCGAPARFLDMMTYYPWIESSLAKFQRITISRINKHKYVLRSSGGIKNMQRFGDCDRAERKNLLYRENFHLRTSNHQFQLITYNMTIFQQASFSCLTMELTNATSVSEMRIVHRCLRVVRGERCYKYKSTAFDITVYIIFSDACGFDMQAFGTILNMRLIDPHRHMLDEGLDYEDFTMRNVEYRGPSYMTDVGYEPLDLNMWVPEYDIWTSTEFDNRTTPTPPPMYLPQAKRTRTTLLTTTTTTLSWGEYFFGKTTTTKKTKKKPRYKTTTTLSTTTTKGGWG
- the LOC142980857 gene encoding uncharacterized protein LOC142980857, which encodes MWQIITWVLLFTWQRAAADETVTHHYDSLFNLHADTVLEQILGTDIYQAKAKLKQTMERIHSKEAQLSLAPSAQPLNGTDSTPYETDKTSTKYDTLRAVTHRTKNLTEEQIKRKRDFIRIEYIMRQRTRVPRLDSAEDELAAVTRRFERALRSAAPPGNRSRRQGQLATRRELYVSHAALIGSTKKRIWGLMEQFVYETRYKLPYVQLLRKKYRNSIKYRVGYLMSLVRTLVGDFSRLYDAYLDHGVSWHAVPTFNWHLRMYEAAVRHKTDFMDILEYLKRLEYQRQINYNPDYYDGEGGDP